TCCACCTGATCCGCGGGCTGATCGGGAAACCCGGCAGCGGCATCCTCCAGATGAACGGGCAGCCCACCGCGCAGAACACCCGCGAGACCGGCGCGGACGGCGACCTGCCGGGCTTTCGCAACTGGGGCAACCCGGAGCATATCCAACAACTTGCCACGCTCTGGAACGTCCCCTTCAACAGGATTCCGCACTGGAGCCCGCCCACCCACGCCATGCAGATCTTCCGCTATTGCGAGCAGGGCAGTATCAAGCTGCTGTGGATCAGCGCGACCAACCCGGCGGTCTCCCTGCCGGACCTCGGGCGCGTCCGCACCATCCTTGAACAAAAAGGCCTCTTCGTGATCGTGCAGGACGCCTTCATGACGGAAACGGCGCGCTATGCCGACGTGGTGCTGCCCGCCGCGATCTGGGGCGAGAAGACCGGCACCTTCACGAACGTCAGCCGGACCGTGCATATCTCGTGCCAAGCCGTCGAGCCGCCCGGCGAGGCCAGGAGCGACCTCGACATCTTCCTCGACTACGCGCGGCGCATGGACTTCCGCGATCAGGACGGGCAGCCCCTGGTGAAGTGGCATGACCCGGAGAGTGCGTTCGAGGCTTGGAAGGAATGCACGCGCGGTCGGCCCTGCGACTACACCGGCCTGACCTACGGGCAACTGCTCTCCGGCAGCGGGATTCCCTGGCCGGTGAACGAGGCGCACCCGGACGGCACCGTGCGGCTCTATACCGACCACCAGTTCCCCACGGGCGCGGACTACGCCGAGACCTACGGGCAGGACTTCGACACCGGGGCCGCCGTCACCGCGCAGGAGTACAGGGCGAACGACCCGAACGGAAAGGCCCTGATCAAGGCGAGCGAGTACCGCGAGCCGCACGAGGTGCCCGACGACGAGTACCCCCTGTGGCTCACCACCGGGCGGCAGGTGTACCACTTCCACACCCGGACCAAGACGGGCCGCTCGAAAGCCTTGCAGGACGCGGCACCAGACGCCTTCGTGCAGCTCTCCGCCGAGGACGCCGCAAGATACGGCATCGAACATGACGACTGGACTCTGGTGGAGTCGCGGCGCGGGTTCGTGATCGAGCGGGCGCTGATCGGCAACATCGAGCCGGGCCTGGTCTTCATTCCCTGGCACTACGGCTACTGGGACGATCCCGGCCGCCCGCGCGCCGCGAACGAACTCACCCTGACCGAGTGGGACCCCGTGAGCAAGCAGCCGCACTTCAAGTACGCCGCGGTGCGCATCAGCAGGTACGGCGCGGACGCCCTGCCGAAACCGGGGCTGCTGGGCCGCGTGGTAGAGGCCGTGCAGAACCTGGTGTCGGGAGAGAAGGAAGCGCCCGTCTCCGGCCCGAAGTCGGGGAGCCCGCAGCCCAGGACCACGCCAAGGGTGGAGGGCTGAAGATGCACGTCGGAAACTATCTCGGTCTGGTACACGGCAGCGAGAAGCGGCTGGTGGACGCCCTGACGAGGGTCGCCGAGCACCATGGGGACGAACCGGACATCGAGGAGACGTGCCGACTCCTCGCGTCGTGGTCGAGGGGACACATCGAGCACCTGAAGCCGCTGGTGCAGAAGTACAGCGAGGGCAAAAATCCCGAGCCCGCCGCGCTCGAAAAGGCCCTCTTTCATGGCCCGCGTCAGGGCAGCCTGGCGCTGTTGCGTGACCTGCACGACCTGTGGCTGCTCGCGAACGAGGTGCACCTCTGCTGGACGGTGCTCGAACAGGCCGCCCAGGCCCTCCGGGACGACGACCTGGAGCAGGTCTGCCAGGAATGCGGCAAGGACACCAGGCGGCAGATCGCCTTTTTCCTGACCCGCATCAAGCAGGCGGCGCCGCAGGCCCTGGTCGTGGCCTCCTGAGGCCGGGAACAGACTGGAAGAGCGTCCCGGGAGGGTGTCCCCTCGCCCAGCAGACACCCGGGTTGGAACAGGGGGAGCTGGCCGAGGAACGCACCAGGATCTCGCCCACGGTGGCGCACGAAACGGTCCACCGGGAGGGCGAGGGGGAGTTGAGACGCTCCGGCTCGGTCCCAGGTGGTCGGGTCTCGCATCAGACGAGGTGGCCTGCATGACCTCCAACCCCTCACCCTGCCCGGCGGAGAACAGGGCGGTGGGGAACATCTGGGCCGCCTGGGGCGGCATCAACGGCATTGAGCTCACCCTGCCCCTGCTGCCGACCCAGGGCGTCCTGGACCGGAGCCCGAGGCTGGAGAACCCGGTCGCACTGCTCTCCGCCCGGTCCATCTCGAACCTCTCGCCGGGGGGAACGAGCCGCCCGTCCACCGTCGCGCCCAGCAGGGCCCGGTGCCCGTCCACCCCGGTACCCTGGTCGTGCAGGCGCATGATCGGTTGGAAGACCGAGAACAGACCCGGACCGCGGAGCAGGTCGAGGAGCCGGGTGCGGCGCTCGCGGGCGACGAGGGCCGGGAAGGAGGCGGTCTCGAAAAGGTCGGCCAGGGGTGCGGGACGGTCCTGGGGCTGGAACAGCACCCGCAGACCACGCGGCTCGGGGCCGGTCGGCAGGCGTTCGGGTGGGGAGAACAGCGGCGCCAGACTGCCGGGTGGAACCTCGATGCCAACGGGGCCGCGCTGCTGGCTGTGACGCCCGTTGGAGCGGGCGAGCCAGCGCCCCCTGGTCCGCCTCGAAGGAGGGCTCTCCGGCTCGCTCCACAGTCGGAAACGTGGGGAAACACGGGAGAAGGGTGTGGGTCGAGGGCCGACCCGGCGAGGGCGCCACCTTCCTCAGCCTCCCACGTCGACCCGCCCTGCTCATGAAGTCGAGAACCGAACAGTCATTTCTTTAGAAAGCCTTAAACTGATGGGGTGTCCGAGTCGTCCCTCGTGAGCCCCCCGTTCGCGCTCCTCGACGCCTTGACGGCGCCCGCCTGGGCCACGGACGCCGGGGGAAACCTCGTCTTCGTGAACCGCGCCTTTGCCCGGTACAGCGGCGTGTCCACCGACGGTGCAGGCGGTCTGTTCGCCGAGGTGCTGCATCCGGGGGACCGGGAGGACGCCCTGGCGAGCTGGCAACGGTCCTGGCTGGAGGGCACGCCCTGCGAGCACGAGGCCCGGCTGCGGGGACGGGACGGCAGCTACCGCTGGTTCTGCGTGCAGGGTCAGAGCGCCTCGGTGGGGACGGAAGTCTCCTGGGTAGCGGTCGCGCACGACATCCACGCCCTCAAGCGTGTCGAGGCACGCGCCGTCCAGGTGCAGGAGGTCACGGCCACCCTCGCCGGGGCCCATGACGTGTCCGGTGTCCTGGGGGCCCTGCCCCTCTGCGCGCGGGTGCTCGACGCCCCGCGCGCCAGCGTCACGGTGCTGCGCGCGGGGGGCCGTGAGCTGCACCTGATCGGCGCCCACGGCTACCCCGAGGAGGGCCTGCGGGCCTTCCGGGTGCTGCCCGCCCACCTGTCCGTTCCCGCCGCGGACGTGTTGCGCGGCGGGGAGCCCCTGATCCTGCCCTACGAGCGCTTCGCCTCGCAGTATCCGCATCTGGTGGGAAGGCAGGACACCCCCTCCGGCACCCTGGCCCTGTTGCCCCTGATCACAGATGGCCGGGCCGTCGGGGTGCTCACGCTGGGGTTCGTGGAGGCCCGGGAGGTGGACGGGGCCGAGCGCCGCTTCATGCTGACCCTCGCGGGCGTGCTCGCGCAGGCCCTGGAACGCGCGCGCCTCTTCGAGGAGGAACGGGTGACCCGCCTCCGGGCCCGCGCCCTGCTCGACGCCGCCCCACAACTGATGTGGACCTCGCGCCCGGTGGACACCCTGGTCCAGTTCAACCACACCTGGGCCGAGTACACCGGCCTCGGGGAGAGGCT
This genomic stretch from Deinococcus aestuarii harbors:
- a CDS encoding molybdopterin oxidoreductase family protein — protein: MTSETRNSINDIWGERTPYGPGQDWPVRVDERVSGAPERWVRGTCVLCSNGCGLDIGVKDGKIVGVRGLATDVTNKGRLGPKGLHGWVANDSPDRLQRPLIRKGGRLQEASWDEAMDLIVQKSREIVGRHTSGAIGFYTSGQLFLEEYYTLSVIGKGGLGTPHMDGNTRLCTATSAAALKESFGCDGQPGSYEDLDVTDTILHVGHNIASQQTVLWTRILDRLAGTNPPKIIVIDPRRTFTAEQATVHLAPRVGTNVAVLNGLLHLITRAGKTDPAFLEAHTVGYGELRKTVEKYTPEYVEELSGVPAADLRAAGELLANTETLVSTLLQGVYQSMQATAAAVQVNNIHLIRGLIGKPGSGILQMNGQPTAQNTRETGADGDLPGFRNWGNPEHIQQLATLWNVPFNRIPHWSPPTHAMQIFRYCEQGSIKLLWISATNPAVSLPDLGRVRTILEQKGLFVIVQDAFMTETARYADVVLPAAIWGEKTGTFTNVSRTVHISCQAVEPPGEARSDLDIFLDYARRMDFRDQDGQPLVKWHDPESAFEAWKECTRGRPCDYTGLTYGQLLSGSGIPWPVNEAHPDGTVRLYTDHQFPTGADYAETYGQDFDTGAAVTAQEYRANDPNGKALIKASEYREPHEVPDDEYPLWLTTGRQVYHFHTRTKTGRSKALQDAAPDAFVQLSAEDAARYGIEHDDWTLVESRRGFVIERALIGNIEPGLVFIPWHYGYWDDPGRPRAANELTLTEWDPVSKQPHFKYAAVRISRYGADALPKPGLLGRVVEAVQNLVSGEKEAPVSGPKSGSPQPRTTPRVEG